TGTTGTTTACTTATTGTAATCGTCAATAAGATATATGACCTTTTTTTCACTTTATCTAGTGATCAAAGTGATGGGCGAGACCTTGTTCAAGTATCTCTTAAAGATCTGAAATGCCTTTCACCTGGGGAATATCTTACATCGCCAGTTATAAATTTCTACATCAGGTGACTTCTAAGTACCGACTGGGATACTTGCATTATATGTCTCGTGTTATAGCTTTGTAATAATTTCTGCTTCTGTTTGACTAGGTACGTGCAACATCACGTGTTTTCAGCTGATAAGACTGCTGCTAATTGTCATTTCTTCAATACGTTTTTCTACAAGAAGCTCACAGAAGCTGTTTCATACAAGGTGATTGCTTTCCCTGGTTTCTATAAAGATAATTATTAGTTCTCAGAGctcattatattttgtttgcatttaaaaaaaattcaagtcCTCAAGATGCTTTATGTTTCATTGTTCTATTATAGAAGGTTgagtaaatatttcatttgcAACTGTAACaagaattgagaaaaaaaatgataatactACCTCTTTTATGAATCTTGTgatttaacattatttttcttctggCGACTCATGTGTTGTTCGGTCTCTTTGTCTTGTCCTTTCACTATGATTAGGGTAATGACAGGGATGCATATTTTGTGAAGTTCAGGCGGTGGTGGAAGGGTTTTGATCTATTCtgtaaatcatatatatttataccaATACATGAAGAGTAAGTAATTTACTGACTGTTTATTATTGAATCCCATGAATGCATTTTTTTGGCATGAAGAGTAATTTTTGTCATCTAAGCTTAGAGGATTATGCAAAAAGATGGTATCTTAGATCAGAGTTATCACATCTCAGTCTGCTCTTTCTAATGGAGAAATGTTCTCAGCATCAATTGTTAGATTGGTTAATGTTTTCTTTCCCTCTTGAATGTTTCAGTCTTCACTGGAGCTTAGTCATAATTTGCATCCCAGACAAGGAGGACGAATCGGGATTGACTATAATTCACTTGGATTCATTGGGACTTCACCcaagaaatttgattttcaataaTGTCAAAAGGTGAGACCCAAGGAATCCGTATCATTGATGCTGATTGCATAAAGTTTCTCAGTGTCAAGAGTCTAAGACCATCTTAACTATATTCTATTTGTGGTTTTAATTACAAGTTATTGTTGCAGATTTCTGAGAGAGGAATGGAACTATCTAAATCAAGATGCTCCATTGGATTTACCAATTTCAGCAAAAGTATGGAGAGACCTTCCCAATATGATCAACGAAGCTGAAGTGCAGGCTAGTCTTTATACCTTAAGTTGCAAATCATAATGTTTGAAGACAAATTATAGTATTCTTCTAAATAATTTCATCACCTTTTCAGGTTCCACAACAGAAGAACGATTTCGACTGTGGTCTGTTTCTGCTCTTCTTCATAAGACGTTTCATCGAAGAGGCTCCTCAAAGGCTGACATTGCAGGATTTGAAAATGGTGCGTTTTTCTTCCATCTTTGTTTCTATGATCTATTCTAAACAATTTGCTGTTAACAGAACTTGTTGTATTGTCTTCATCTCCAGATTCACAAGAAGTGGTTTAAACCGGAAGAAGCTTCCGCTTTGAGGATCAAAATCTGGAACATACTCGTTGATCTATTCCGCAAGGGTAACCAAACAGATTAAAGCTGTATAGAACAGTGTCAAGTTTGGTCACTCTAATTAAGGAATGAAATGAAAGATACGTTTTTGTTAACAATCATTTTGTTCAAGTCCTGTAATAAACTAAGGAGCATGACATAATCAGAACAAATCAACAAGGTAATAATAACGTATCCGAATAAAAAGCCAACATTGCTGCAATGGTGCAAAGTAACACAGCTTTAGCAAAATTTCAAGTCTTACAAGCTATCTTTATAACGATTCAGTCAACAGTTTCTCTCAAGCATTTGAAATAGTTTTGGTCGTCCCTCTACATAATCCATTAAACCGAGATTGATACAACACTAAAGAATCTAAAACAGCGGAAAGCAAAACTCAAAGGGGCTTTGTATCCCAAAGATGCAGCATTCCGTATAGCCCAGGCTAGGCCGTGATTTCTGTGCCTtctactctctctttctccgaAATGCCTCTGCTTGTCTTAGTCCCTGCAAATGTGCAACAAAACATCACAATCAAACATTAGCCATGAGATTACGACATGGTTACATGGACTGGtaattttcaaagattttacaaTTGCGCAACTTCTTTATGAATAAAAACCATTAGAATCAAAGTCAAACTTTCTTTCCAAATCACTCCACAGATGTGAACTCAAAGTATTACTCATACACTAGGAATATACGATATCTGATTCCAAAAGAATTAAGACACATGTTACATGCAAGGATACTCAGATGACAACTTTAGCTTTGCtacaattatatataccaATAATAACTATTATGCAGCTGTTACGTAAAGGCACACACCACACATCAtgacaagagaaacaaataaacaaaatagtCTGGAAGAAGGTTACATACCAGTACTTAATCAAGCCGTCCCAACCACAAGTTGCGACTTTACTCTGTTCCAGAGGATGCCACTCGGCTCCAATGCATACTCCATTGTGACATTTAAGAGTCCTAAACACTTTGCAGCTCTTCCAGTCCCAAAACCAGCACTTACCCTCACCATCTCCTGACATTACAAACCGTCCATCTGGCGAGAAGTTAACTTGGCATGCATAACCGGCAACAATGTGCCCTGCAAACctcttctttttattcagCTGAAACCTTTCTCGGGTACTGTAGATCAGAATCTGGTTATCCAAACTCTGTGCAGCAAGCCAGTTTCCATTCGGGTGAACAGAAATGGAAGGCATAGAATGCATATGAGGCTCACTGATATACTTGATAACCACCGGGATCCCAAATTCCCAAACACGGAGAGACTTATCATCGCTCGACGTGACAAATCTTCTGTTATTGTCCACAAATGTGATAGTATTAACTGCCCCCAAGTGCTGATCATACTCTTGCGTAACCTCCCCCGTATTAATATCCCACTGCACAATCTTCTTATCACTCATACCAGCCAACAAAATGTTCTGCTTGTCATCATCCGGATTCAGCTTAACCACATACGGAATCTTCCCAGTGGAGAAAGTCGATATAACTTGGCCAGTTTCCGTGTCCCAATACTTAATGTTCTTATCATACCCAGCAGTCAAGAATTTAGACCCATCATTGGAGAAGCAAATATCCCTCACAGCTTTGGCGTGACCCATGTAAGTCCTCATACATTTACCAGAGTTATACACATCCCAAATCTTAACCTTACAATCCATACCTGCAGAGAGAAGCAAATGTCCTTGCTTTGGGAAGAACCTAATAGCGGAAACACCTTTCGTGTGCCCACTCCATGTATGAACCAAACGTTTTGGAATGTAGCAATGATCATTGTTCGCCTTAGCATCTTTAGGAGCCTCAATCCAAGACCTTCCTTGATAATCTTTCTCCTCTTTGCCATGGAAGGTACTCTTATCCGCATAATGCTCTCCTTTGGTTTCACCTTGTTGTcccttctcctccttcttcttggCATGATCCTCCGCATACTTCTTCTGCTCCTCCGTCAACTCTCCCTGAACCACCTCCTTCTTCCTCGACCACGGACTCTTCCTATTCTTCCTAAGCCAAGCTTCCGTCTCCGGATTCTCAGCTTCCGGCTCaatctcttcctttttctcttcccCTTCCCTCTCCTCTTTGCTCCTCTCAATCTTCCTCCGCTTCTGCTCACTCTGAGGAATATTAAAAACCGAAAGACCATCGTTCTTCTTAAACGCCTCAACATCGCCGACGTAGTTCATCCCAGACGGATCCGCCGCGTAACCGCACTTATGAAACGTATGGTACTGCTCTTCAAACCCAAACGATCCAATCGAAGCATCTTCCACAGAACCTAGCTTATGATTCCGCATCCCTTGAGCGATCCCGTCTTTCGCATACGGATGCGCGGGGCCGAACATCGGAGCCCACAGCTGATCATGGGTAGGGTTATAAAAGACGACGTGTTGAGTCGGGTCAATCGGCTTCGATTTCGATTGATTCACGTTAGCCACCGTGAGAGCTAGTGCCGTATCGTCTACCTCCGGCGCCGATGATTTCGCCTTTAACATACGAGGCGGTGAAGATTCCGGCGAGGAAGCAACggcttcgtcttcttcttcgtagGATTGAATCAGATCCATCTCTCACGATTTTGCTCTCTTACCACAAGTGTTTGAGAAACTTTATACTGAGATTTTGCCTCTTTTCTCTTCGACAAGGGTTTCAAAATtcctaaatctaaaataagGGTTGCAATTTGTGCGATATTTAGATTTTCAAATATAGCCtcttactatttttttcttttcacatttACCCCAATAGTGTATTTTATTGACATTTACATCCCACTGTCTTACTCGGTGGTTAAAATTATGCAAATCTGGACCAATCTAAAATCACGCCAAGCCAAACTGAATTAAACCGGGATGAATAAAAACGAAACGACAACGTTTTAAGGTTTCTTATGTTGACGGTCAACATATTTATCATAATCGAACTCAAAAGCAATTACTCATCTCATATTTAAAGAACTAACACATGTGTGAAAAAACACACTAGCGTTAGCGTAGACTTATCATTTGGGATTTCATgcttcaaaatatatatatccatagATGATTTTCCGTACTCTCTCTTCTATCCTTGATGGATCAATGCCAATCCGACTAATGATAGCCTGcaaatatatgtaataaaaatttatacgAAAGACATGACACATGCATATACGTGTGTATTATACAAACATATGCGTGTGGATGTGGTACCTGGGCTATGATTGTGTAAGTGGTCCTATCATTCAAGTTCTGAAGATTAGCACTCATTACTTGagctccttcttcttcaaaaatacTCACAAGCTCGTGTAACATTACTCTTTTCATGTTTAGATCCATGATCAGATTCATTTCTATGGTCGAATCCCGCGAACGAATACTGAGTTTGGGTAGAAGAAACGACCCTTCGTAGAGATTCCCGAGTTCTCCTTGTAACAATgtccttttcttctctttcaaataaTTTACATTCTCTTTCAATTGGATCATGTATGATGTCGCTTGATCTATAAGGTGAGGCACTGGTAACTGTTTAGATCCCAAAAAAAACCCCAAGATAATTACTTTCATTAATCTTTTACATGAATGTGGttatattcaatatatataaataaaccgTAAAAACCCTAGCTACGTGAATCATTTATTTGTCAATTAGACACCGTACTTAAAAGAGAGCTAATATGGACGGTCATAGAGGGACAACTGCCTATtcaattaatcaaaatattatctCTTTAGAATAAAACGTACATCTTACAGTAATTATGTAGATAATGTTTGTATTGTTGTATATACGCATAAAACACATCTACAATttaatataagatatatatagagagagaaagagagagagggagagttagagagaaaaaacgGACCTTGCGAGTGGGAGAAACATGAGAAGAAAGTATAGAGAAGAGATGTTTCATGCGCATCCTTCGATCCTTCTCTCTGAGGTTTCGTTGTTCCCTTAACGACGATGAGTTTCCTTCTCCTATTTCTCTTGCTCTCCccattctttttgttttcttttaagcTTTTATGTACaagtttctcttttcaaatccatctctctttatatacagttaaagagatagagaggGCCGGGAGATACAGAGTCACAAATCTCAACTTTGAGAGAAAGAGCTACGTGATTTAGATGAAAGGGATGTTTTGGAAGAAAGTCATGGCTTTTGTGATTGCGTCCGTGAGCTTACACACTAAATTAATAAGATGCATGCATCTTTCCTACCAAGTAAATTTTACTATTTACTTCGGAATTTCCACGTTCTTAAAGAtacaaaagtttcaaaacaattagATATGTTgtttatcattaaaaaaaaaattagatttgttGGTGGGTTGACACATTACTAGGACGCATCATAATTTCGATGTAAGATTTCTAACGTTCAAAGACATAGTTTAGATAGCATCATGCTTACCGTGTGAGATGAGATTCCTAACGTTCAGAgatatgattcttcttctttcagattACTAACCATGAGTTTAAGTCCTGTGATTTACAGTAGGTTTGgagaaaattattatcaaaaatCATTTCAATGGCGTAAAATAGTCAACAGCCACGGTAGACAAAAATGAATTCCTTACAACAgtactatatatgtttctatcaacaaatagaaaaggaaaattgttttgtatacTGATAGAATCGGGACCACTAAATCAAATAGTATCATCATGTTCAATTAATTTGGTGCACGTATTCATTATCCGAGGAAAGTATCATAAGGCGCCATAACCTAAGATTATTCAACAAGCTATCATTATCATAGAAGAAAAGGACACAACACATTCGGCATTCCTTACATAAATTATTAAAGGCCCTCAACTCTCTTTGGCCGTATGGCCGACATCGTTCACCGGATAGGGGATCTACATGGACCGATCGTCTAAACGTTCACCGGAGGTGAATACAAAGACAGAAAATTAAACATGCCTAGTTTTGTTGAGTCTTGGAGTACTCCAGGTAGATGTTGGTCATAACTTTGCCACTGAGCAAACTGACATAAAAAGTAAAAGGAGCCGCAATATGATACTAACACTGTGTATATATCGTCTCGCTGCTTGACCACTTGCTTAGAAACTGAGTAAGGGACAATTATATCCTTATTGCATTTTCCAcatgttattctttttttccttcttcaaatatttgaattcgTACAAGAAGAGAATAGTCATTTGGTAACTATCATAATTCATAGCCATTGAAAATCCGTGACTAGAAATACAGATTAGCccaattttaaaatgttaagcCTATAATTACTTGTAACTAATTCTGTGGCTAGAAAAGGATGATTACTTATAGTTAGAAAATTTGTAGCGAAATTTTTGTTATCGATCTATATATACTGTCCAATTTATATAAGacatttagaaaaaaagatttgtttacTAGTTATGtcgtgtatatatacatgttttttaagttttagttaACTATATTCACATACAAAATCTAACCATGTGTGATTTtaggagaaaacaaagatgaatgTCCTTGCTATCGCAATATGAAAAACTCCAAAAGTGGATCCAAATGCCTATGCCCTTGAACATGTTTTGAAGATAGTCATCAGATGCATAACATCTATCTATTCTATGTATGCAAATATCAATTACGACTATTTTAGACGGCGCctgtaataaaatatttgagcTTAAAATGCtcaatgaaagaaaatttgagaGTTCTTGACAATAAAAGtagataatatattttatatttaaacatgAGATTCTATAAACGTAATAGAGATTAGgcatagaaagaaaagagaaaataaagagattttgaagatgatgTGAGAGGCTTTTTCGTTCATATACTTGAGGAAATGGTATTCAGACATTTGATCATTCTCTTTAACTTAAACAACAATAGGGCTATTACACCAATTCACTCTTAAAAATACTCATAATCTCATGTTTAAAGAACTAAcacatttaatttgttaagaAAAGACTTGTGATTTGGGATTCAATAATGcttcaaaaaattaatcatGAGATTATATCCCTTAATCTCTCTTCTATCCTTGATGGATCAATCCCGATCCGACATATGATAGCCTGCAAATATTCATTTAggtgattattaatttatcatatatatatagtccttcaaaaaaagttcaaactatattttaatgaTATGGAACAAAGAGATgctgctaaaaaaaaaaaaaaaaacatgacaCATGCATGTACCTGGGCTATGATTGTATAAAAGGTCCTATCATTCAAGTTCTGAAGATTAGCACTCATCACTTGagctccttcttcttcaaaaacacTCACAAGCTTGTGTAACATTACTCCTTTCATGTTTAGATCCATAACCAGATTCATTTCTATGATCGAATCCAGTGAACGAATACTGAGTTTTGGCAGAAGAGACGACCCTTCAGAGCGATTTTTGACTTCTCCTCCTAACATTCTCCTTTTCATCTCATTCAAATAGTTTACCTTCTCTTTCAGTTGGATCATGTATGATACCGCTTGATCTATAAGTTGAGGCACTGGCAACTGTTGGTGCCAATAAAAACACACAACCTAGTTACTTCCATGTCTTTTGTATGAATTTGGTTATAATCGTTATATGTATTAACTAAAATGTaatatactagattttaacccgcggtacaccgcgggaacaattgtttttttaaattagtatatataaaagttcgtaaattatatctatctataaaatatatttattttacagtTTACAACTGTTATTAAGTAATGTCCTttcaaacccgtcccgccaaacccgtcccgtaaaaaaaaactacagtACATCGttgatttaaatatataattaaaataaatattttacgggatTACAATTGTACtttagtttgtcaaacaatttttgttttaaatagttgccgaaatctagtttaaattttggagaaataagatttagtgaattgataaaaaaatgtatttaagtgcgttttgctcattttaagggattgcaattgtattttggtttgccaaacattttttgttataaatagtTACCGACatttagttcaaattttgaagaaatctgCGTGATATATGAGAttgtaatatatttgaaatagtTTTGAGAACGATGATTTTGTTACGTTTTAATACATGTACATTTTACTAACTGAAAATATGAGATTGATTATTTGTATAACACGGAAAATATGAGATTGATTCTTTATATTACAATGAAAATGAATGATTCAAAACTAAAGATCATAGTGTAATATAGTTTAgcttagaaaataattaaaacgattttatttatttatttagttttctaaattttagtttagattcagaaaataattgtttaatttccttagaagatgataaacatatatgGAAGATTTgaatctctatatattttaaaaatcaatcaataatGTCAATATAATTAAAGGATAGATTAGAAAAAAGTTTCTTGAAtgctaaataattaatttgttatttataaacaaaatattaaatgctgtaaaaacgaaatattaaataaatatggaaagaaaattctaccttaaaatattttgtactATTAaaaccgattttttttttgcagcaaATTAAAACcgaaaattaataaatacttaagagagattttaggaatgatttttttgaagtaatgTTAGActttttttgaagtaatgGTGGATTTAATATAGAGACATTTTAggcaatatttttgttaggtaaatatttgatttaaaatgtcgattgaaaaaaataaattcagtGGCATTGAGTCGTAAATAAGTTCTAAGtccaggatttatttgttaaaatgactgcaaaaatgtatatatagatatgaaTCATTTGTTTTAACTCTACACTACATATAATGGTCCTAGCTGGCTTGTACTAAATACTGAGAACCCTAGCTAAATGCTGCACTTTGATTGATCTGGTTCAAATCAAGATGATTATCCCTTGATCAGTTCTTTGATTGATCTGGTTAAAATCAAGATGTCCATAGGATTTTCGCAACATAGCCCTTGCCTAAGCGTCTAGGCGCTTAGACAAAACCAACACATACATTACATCTACGAAAAATTATGTActctgtatatataaacaataaaatacatgtagagagagagagacggaCCCTACGAGTGGGAGAAACATGAGAAGAGAGTATGGAGAAGAGATGTTTCATGCGCATTCGTCGTTCTTTCTCTCTGAGGTTTCGTTGTTCCCGTAATGACGATGCGCTTCCTTCTCCTATTTCTCTCGCtctttccattcttcttcttttccttttttaggTTACTATGTTTAATTCCCTCTTTCCAAATCCATCTCTCCCtctataaatataaagagatagagagaaagagccGCGTAATTTTAGatgaaaatgatgtttttCAAAGAAAGTCATGGCTTTTCTGGTTGCGTCCATGAGCTTACACACTActtaatttatacatatatatgcttCTTTTACTTTGTAAGTTCCACTCTTAGAGATACTAAACATGTCCAATATGTTTTTTACTTACTTGGTAAGGTTTTGTTGGACACATTTCTAGAACCTAGATAGTGTTACGCTAGGTTTTGTTCTAGTGAAGCTTGTAGAAAATGTGcttatcaaaatcatttcagCAGAACATAGTAATTAAATTAGTCGGATTATATGTGATGAATTCTTCACATAAGTACCATGTTTGGATcgacaaaaacaacaagggaatttttttgttataccATGATAATTATGTTGATCATTTGTAATAGGCTagataaaattaaagataCCTTTAAATGATAATGTAACAATTCCATGTTTAATTAATAGGTGTCCATATTTATTATCCGAATTACACTATACAGGTCACATATGCTAAGACAATTTGGTGTCAAAAACGAAGAATCTAAGATTATTCAACAAGCTATCATTATTCCTTACCGATATAAAAGACTTTGAACTATTTTTTGGCCGTAAAGCTGACATATTTCACCGGAGATGTCGTTCAATTATACACTTGACCAAGTCTTAttctaataacaaaaataataattatacaCGTGACCAATTCTAGATTGAACTTTCTAACCAATTCTACATGAATCGTTCAccgaataaaaacaaaaacataaaattaaaccTCGCAAAATTGAGTCTTGGAGCCTTTGCTAATTTCTTGAATACTAAAAGCAGATCACTGTTGATctacatataattatttatttctgttGTTCGTTATTTATCCATAACCAAACCATGATTAGAACTAAATCAGTTCTGTGGATGCGGTAAAACAATCTCTTCGTCGAATGACCCCAACCAAATATTCAAATGTACACTTGCTAAAACCCGGTTCATTGGTAGTCCGGTTTGGTTCGTAGTATTTGAGTCAATTTCATATCCCTAGATGTTATGCAGAATTTTGCCACCTAGACCGAACAGAGCGTTTTCAAAACTTGGaaaggaaaaaacacaaagcatTTAGAACATGATGGAACACATGTTAGCCGCaaagaagtaaaagaagaaaaccttcattttgtcttctttcctTGTTTTGCAAAATCGTCCAAAGGAATAACTTGTGTATATTTATCTGTTTTTGGgtataaaagatatatatatatatatcgccTAGTCGTCGCTGCTTGTTGTTGTCAAGGCACACatgtttattctttatttttgtcaaatatttgAATCAAGATCAGCTACTATTCTAAGAAACTGGCTATTTCTAAAATAACACTCACGAATTAGccattatttataaaatggtAACGGTATATTCGAGATTCCAGTCCATACATGttattaataaagaaagattgGATCTCCATATAAAAAATAGCTGTCTCTTACATTGTAGCACTAGCTAAAGATCTTTCAATACTACGTACCTAGTCATACAATTCTTTGAATATGGTTTTAAATTGTATGTGAATATTATTAAGTGAGAATAGTATCGACATAACAAGTATGAAatcttttatttctatatattttatttaacaacCTATAACAAACATTTCACTTCAAATTCTCACTATATGTAGTCCATCATCAACTACTTTCTTTTCGCATATCtttgaagtttttggttttactaaACTAACTCTATCATAAAAGGAGAAAGCTTTAAATTTAACCAGAAATGAAGATGCCCGTGGTTGTACAATTCTTCataatctctcttctcctcacATCTTCATTTTATGTACTTTCAAGCGCTGATTCATGTAAGTGTATACTTAATCTAGTTAGTTATTTTTTAGgttatttatcattttgaaaCTAGTTGTCTGAAATTCTAAGATTTGATTTGTGATGGTGATAAATGAATTAGCAGCATGCGGTGGAAAGTGCAGTGTGAGATGCTCAAAGGCAGATCGAACACATGAGGAGTGCCTTGAGGACTGCGATATATGTTGCCAGAAGTGTAATTGTGTTCCTTCGGGGACTTATGGAAACAAAGATGAATGTCCTTGCTACCGTGATATGAAAAACTCCAAAGGCGGATCCAAGTGTCCTTGAACATTCTTTGAAGATCCTCATCACATACATATTATCTACGTACTATATGTATGGAAATtacatctatatatgtttgatgtATGAAATAAGTTCTGTGAgcttaatgaaaattttgttatcttcaatCCGATTCCTAAACACATCAAGAATAAATCATGTCGAGGTTTATATTTCTCAGCTTCAATTTCACTAAACGAATAACTTGGGATACTATGATGGAATGCAGAATTGAGAATTTACTCTCTCAATTGTCTTAAATTCATAATCCAAGATCTACAAGGGGTAAGTATTAGGACTAACCGATTAAGGGTTTAATAATTATGTAATTCAGAGACTCTAACGCTTTGCATCGACCAAATACTACATTGTAACATAACACAAACTCATTGGATGTGAAAGTACAAAGTAGTATGTctttataataatttgtttccAAGGAAAAAAGACgagaacaaaaactaaaacaagagaaagatcATCCCATGATATTTAAATAGAGAATCAATCTACAAAAAGACGGCAACCtgattttcaaaacaagaaCAGTAGATCAGAGGCAAGCCGGATAGTACATAAAAAAGACTCAAACCCAAACCAAAGAGGCTTTCTCCAACTAGAACGTAAGTCTTTTTTTGAGTCGCTCTGTTTTCGTTTGTGGAGGAACCATATCAAGTTTCGACGCTCACAAGCTCATACTCGATCAGCGAAAGATTGTTATCATCCTTCACGGTGATGTCTGTGGGCTCCTCTGCAACTTCAACACGTCCCCATCTATCAACTGCAAGCCTCATAGAACCCTTGTACATGTCGATCTTCGCATTACGCAGAGTCACTACACTGCCTTCTTTCATCATATCCACTggataaaaatgaataatagCATCAGTCATAAATCTATAAAAAGTACATGAGAAATACTCAAATTATGCAAACAACTAACTATTTCCATAAAGCAATCCACTCTCCTGCTATTATCTGTTTCACAGATTCACAACCAGTATAGACTATAAAGATGCCAACTTAGAACAGAAACTTGCCATTAAAGAAGCTAACTGAGAAGAGAAGCAGTCTCTTAAAAGACCATCACAAAAGCATTTATTCTCTCACCTTGGTCATTTCTTGCAGTAAAGATTATGATTCCAGTCTCATCACCAACTAAGCATTCGGCAATCCGCATCTGACGTGACTGAGGACCCATGGGACGACCTCCTCCTCTCTGCATCACCATCTTCGTGTTGACAACTTTCAC
This sequence is a window from Arabidopsis thaliana chromosome 1 sequence. Protein-coding genes within it:
- the OTS2 gene encoding Cysteine proteinases superfamily protein, whose amino-acid sequence is MRASTASKDTSGQGTSGSKDVSRSTFAAHFSDNLKMGPQPVKLVNDKLQDLGRGSWISKANRDSIIEKNNVWRSLPRLSKCKVSLKNFYSESKDPKGDRRPNEAYGKGKPNESSPYLLVDDDDGDDDKVIGYETPRHWSLKASPLQSSSCRKKSDDKVINLDEDEPLSPMVVEEACELPEGLPEDIYYPSSDQSDGRDLVQVSLKDLKCLSPGEYLTSPVINFYIRYVQHHVFSADKTAANCHFFNTFFYKKLTEAVSYKGNDRDAYFVKFRRWWKGFDLFCKSYIFIPIHEDLHWSLVIICIPDKEDESGLTIIHLDSLGLHPRNLIFNNVKRFLREEWNYLNQDAPLDLPISAKVWRDLPNMINEAEVQVPQQKNDFDCGLFLLFFIRRFIEEAPQRLTLQDLKMIHKKWFKPEEASALRIKIWNILVDLFRKGNQTD
- a CDS encoding Transducin/WD40 repeat-like superfamily protein (Transducin/WD40 repeat-like superfamily protein; CONTAINS InterPro DOMAIN/s: WD40 repeat 2 (InterPro:IPR019782), WD40 repeat, conserved site (InterPro:IPR019775), WD40 repeat (InterPro:IPR001680), G-protein beta WD-40 repeat, region (InterPro:IPR020472), WD40 repeat-like-containing domain (InterPro:IPR011046), WD40-repeat-containing domain (InterPro:IPR017986), WD40/YVTN repeat-like-containing domain (InterPro:IPR015943), WD40 repeat, subgroup (InterPro:IPR019781); BEST Arabidopsis thaliana protein match is: Transducin/WD40 repeat-like superfamily protein (TAIR:AT5G54520.1); Has 62674 Blast hits to 30927 proteins in 942 species: Archae - 75; Bacteria - 8018; Metazoa - 23835; Fungi - 13551; Plants - 7464; Viruses - 27; Other Eukaryotes - 9704 (source: NCBI BLink).), translating into MDLIQSYEEEDEAVASSPESSPPRMLKAKSSAPEVDDTALALTVANVNQSKSKPIDPTQHVVFYNPTHDQLWAPMFGPAHPYAKDGIAQGMRNHKLGSVEDASIGSFGFEEQYHTFHKCGYAADPSGMNYVGDVEAFKKNDGLSVFNIPQSEQKRRKIERSKEEREGEEKKEEIEPEAENPETEAWLRKNRKSPWSRKKEVVQGELTEEQKKYAEDHAKKKEEKGQQGETKGEHYADKSTFHGKEEKDYQGRSWIEAPKDAKANNDHCYIPKRLVHTWSGHTKGVSAIRFFPKQGHLLLSAGMDCKVKIWDVYNSGKCMRTYMGHAKAVRDICFSNDGSKFLTAGYDKNIKYWDTETGQVISTFSTGKIPYVVKLNPDDDKQNILLAGMSDKKIVQWDINTGEVTQEYDQHLGAVNTITFVDNNRRFVTSSDDKSLRVWEFGIPVVIKYISEPHMHSMPSISVHPNGNWLAAQSLDNQILIYSTRERFQLNKKKRFAGHIVAGYACQVNFSPDGRFVMSGDGEGKCWFWDWKSCKVFRTLKCHNGVCIGAEWHPLEQSKVATCGWDGLIKYWD